The following coding sequences lie in one Actinomyces capricornis genomic window:
- a CDS encoding ABC transporter ATP-binding protein, producing MSATTTPPARRSPLPGGAREVSELPAPPPRRVLAGWLVRVTRPVLAPLLGSTACRLASLLVGVGMFALGASAVAAHGIALAQGRPLSGLWPVVAAMAVMALVKAALRYGEQLLGHLVAFRALELLRAEVFASFIPRSPRLSPAWHSAQLLTRATKDIDRIEVLFAHTLAPVVCAVVGPLMVVGAIGAMVSWPVAGAALGLLALQLLVVPVLGTTASLGAARAGAAGRAALVQHVTDTVQGMPEVVGYGRTAARLEEMGGLDDAVARTLAPSARWAAVRRGAGALLGLAGPVAVVAVGAGGVSAGQVSAVALAGAAAAVLRLSGTVRGVEELAASLSASLASAERVWQVVHAPLPQAEGGVELEPGVSHGLEWREVDYTYPGSSAPALRGVSIRARAGQWTCIVGASGSGKSTLAHLALRFDDPQAGSILIDGTDVRGLRVESLYGQVGLVSQRIHLFRAPVADNVRLAAPSASDAQVEQACRVAGIHEEVMALPGGYGSLVGERGQSLSGGQRQRLALARVLLARPSVLILDEFTSHLDPALDATVREAVRRHLAGATVVEITHRLQWSTQADHVVVLDAGRVVQEGDPAALLQADGPLRTLAAR from the coding sequence ATGAGCGCCACCACCACTCCCCCGGCTCGCCGGAGTCCCCTGCCCGGTGGCGCCCGGGAGGTCTCGGAGCTGCCGGCCCCACCCCCGCGCAGGGTGCTGGCGGGCTGGCTGGTGCGGGTGACCCGGCCCGTCCTGGCCCCGCTGCTGGGATCGACAGCCTGCCGCCTGGCCTCCCTACTGGTGGGGGTGGGCATGTTCGCCCTGGGGGCCTCGGCGGTGGCCGCCCATGGGATCGCCCTGGCGCAGGGGCGACCGCTCAGCGGGCTGTGGCCGGTGGTGGCCGCCATGGCGGTCATGGCCCTGGTCAAGGCCGCCCTGCGCTACGGCGAGCAGCTCCTGGGCCACCTGGTGGCCTTCCGGGCCCTGGAGCTACTGCGCGCGGAGGTCTTCGCCTCCTTCATCCCCCGCTCCCCGCGGCTGTCCCCGGCCTGGCACTCCGCCCAGCTGCTCACCCGCGCGACCAAGGACATCGACCGCATCGAGGTCCTCTTCGCCCACACCCTGGCGCCCGTCGTGTGCGCCGTCGTGGGGCCGCTCATGGTGGTGGGCGCCATCGGGGCGATGGTCTCCTGGCCGGTGGCGGGCGCCGCCCTGGGACTCCTGGCCCTCCAGCTGCTCGTGGTCCCGGTCCTGGGCACGACGGCCTCGCTGGGGGCTGCCCGGGCGGGGGCGGCCGGGCGGGCGGCGCTGGTCCAGCATGTCACCGACACGGTCCAGGGCATGCCCGAGGTGGTGGGCTACGGCCGCACCGCCGCGCGCCTGGAGGAGATGGGCGGTCTCGACGACGCCGTGGCACGGACCCTGGCACCCTCTGCCCGATGGGCGGCGGTGCGCCGCGGTGCGGGCGCGCTGCTGGGGCTGGCCGGTCCGGTGGCCGTCGTCGCCGTGGGCGCTGGTGGCGTCTCTGCCGGGCAGGTGAGCGCTGTGGCCCTGGCGGGGGCCGCCGCCGCGGTGCTCAGGCTGAGCGGCACAGTGCGCGGGGTTGAGGAGCTGGCGGCCTCCCTCAGCGCCTCGCTGGCCTCGGCCGAGCGCGTCTGGCAGGTGGTGCACGCCCCCCTGCCCCAGGCCGAAGGAGGAGTCGAGCTGGAGCCCGGCGTGAGCCATGGGCTGGAGTGGCGCGAGGTGGACTACACCTACCCGGGCTCCTCGGCCCCCGCCCTGCGGGGCGTCAGCATCCGGGCGCGGGCCGGGCAGTGGACCTGCATCGTGGGCGCCTCGGGCTCGGGGAAGTCCACGCTGGCGCACCTGGCGCTGCGCTTCGACGACCCGCAGGCCGGGAGCATCCTCATCGACGGCACGGATGTGCGCGGGCTGCGGGTCGAGAGCCTGTACGGGCAGGTCGGCCTGGTCTCCCAGCGCATCCACCTCTTCCGGGCCCCGGTGGCCGACAACGTTCGCCTAGCGGCGCCCTCGGCCAGTGACGCGCAGGTGGAGCAGGCCTGCCGAGTCGCCGGCATCCATGAGGAGGTCATGGCTCTGCCAGGGGGCTACGGGAGCCTCGTGGGTGAGCGGGGCCAGTCCCTGTCCGGGGGCCAGCGCCAGCGCCTGGCCCTGGCGCGGGTGCTGCTGGCACGGCCCTCGGTCCTCATCCTCGATGAGTTCACCTCCCACCTGGACCCGGCCCTGGATGCGACGGTGCGCGAGGCGGTGCGCCGCCATCTGGCCGGGGCGACGGTCGTTGAGATCACCCACCGCCTGCAGTGGTCGACCCAGGCCGATCACGTCGTCGTCCTGGATGCGGGGCGGGTGGTGCAGGAGGGCGACCCGGCCGCGCTCCTCCAGGCCGATGGCCCCCTGCGCACCCTGGCCGCCCGCTAG
- a CDS encoding carbohydrate ABC transporter permease, with the protein MGAKPRRGRRRTNWQQWGPGLLLISPSLVLVGVFVYGMIGVNINTSVLDMHTAGQVSGRKGSSPVGLENFIALFRDPDFQHSFLNLILFTVAFLAGTLVLGFLWAWLLDRPLKGEGVFRSIFLFPMAVSFVASGVVWRWLLNSAQGEQASGLNRLFEMLGLRFLENSWTQSTTVGILAIALPAIWQLAGYVMALFLAGFRGIPEDLREAARVDGASEWQLYRSIIFPQLTPIALSAVIIIGHMSLKSFDLIMSITDQRTYSTKVPAIDMFNFMTDNDYSNAAAVGTILLVLVAIAVVPYLIHDAKGRR; encoded by the coding sequence ATGGGCGCCAAGCCGCGCCGGGGACGTCGTCGGACCAACTGGCAGCAGTGGGGGCCGGGGCTCCTGCTCATCTCCCCATCACTGGTTCTCGTGGGCGTGTTCGTCTACGGGATGATCGGGGTCAATATCAACACCTCCGTGCTGGACATGCATACCGCCGGCCAGGTCTCCGGGCGCAAGGGCTCCAGCCCCGTGGGCCTGGAGAACTTCATCGCTCTGTTCAGGGACCCCGACTTCCAGCACTCCTTCCTCAATCTCATCCTGTTCACCGTGGCTTTCCTGGCCGGGACCCTCGTGCTGGGCTTCCTGTGGGCCTGGCTCCTGGACCGGCCCCTCAAGGGCGAGGGCGTGTTCCGCTCGATCTTCCTGTTCCCCATGGCGGTGTCCTTCGTGGCCTCGGGCGTGGTGTGGCGGTGGCTGCTCAACTCCGCCCAGGGGGAGCAGGCCTCCGGGCTCAACCGGCTCTTCGAGATGCTGGGGCTGCGCTTCCTGGAGAACTCGTGGACCCAGAGCACCACGGTGGGGATCCTGGCCATCGCCCTGCCGGCGATCTGGCAGCTGGCGGGCTACGTCATGGCACTGTTCCTGGCAGGCTTCCGCGGCATCCCCGAGGACCTGCGCGAGGCCGCCCGTGTCGACGGCGCCAGTGAGTGGCAGCTCTACCGCTCCATCATCTTCCCCCAGCTCACCCCGATCGCCCTGAGCGCCGTCATCATCATCGGCCACATGTCCCTCAAATCCTTCGACCTCATCATGTCCATCACCGATCAGCGCACCTATTCCACCAAGGTGCCGGCGATCGACATGTTCAACTTCATGACCGACAACGACTACTCCAACGCCGCCGCCGTCGGCACCATCCTGCTGGTCCTGGTCGCGATCGCGGTCGTGCCCTATCTCATCCATGACGCCAAGGGACGGAGGTGA
- a CDS encoding ATP-binding cassette domain-containing protein, with protein sequence MTHPIQHPHQPAPSPAPEPGPRRPPRAPGPALASPHGRRANAATFTLSILGALAGGWALITTGRALGALVAGQAAGEHLVIAAVAALISAVCQTGAQLVSRSSATREEAHLRRLTLTHLLALGPAHTVEARSGSTVSLLTDGAERVALYRQTFLAPTAAAAVAPLLVLAELAVAADAVTALVLAAAIVVVPAAIALLHRRLRASSSQSRRARMRLAADYLDAIQGLSTLRISRAAERTAQRLRARGEENRRAIMRVLAGNQIVILVTDGLFSLCLITVAAGLALARMGQGAITAADALAIILTSYVLLEPLDHVGAFFYVGMGGMANQRALRRILARPLPGAPTASPAADPPVAVSPASSIPPASAASPASAVSAAPSAHARRPGSQCAGAGGAEDEVVLDGLWAAWDPQAPPVLRGVDLRVRRGEHLAVVGASGAGKSTLLAVLAGDLIPSGGRAWVHGTELRPTAQEQVRAASSLVAQSTWLFTGTIAENLRLARPGASTEQMWRALEEVGLAPQVRLMPQGLDTSVGEAGMGLSGGQAQRLSLARAVLADRPLLLLDEPTSQVDLASEAAITRALQRLARDRTVITVSHRPGALVRADRTVRVVDGRLVEDGAPPSGQAPPGEDRPIDRSTQEVHP encoded by the coding sequence ATGACTCATCCGATCCAGCACCCCCACCAGCCGGCCCCGAGCCCCGCTCCGGAGCCCGGGCCGCGGCGCCCACCGCGGGCCCCTGGCCCCGCCCTCGCCTCACCGCACGGGCGGCGCGCCAATGCGGCCACCTTCACCCTGAGCATCCTGGGCGCCCTGGCTGGGGGCTGGGCGCTCATCACCACCGGGCGGGCCCTGGGGGCACTGGTGGCGGGGCAGGCCGCGGGCGAGCACCTGGTGATCGCCGCCGTGGCGGCCCTCATCAGCGCCGTCTGCCAGACGGGGGCTCAGCTGGTCTCACGCTCCAGCGCCACCCGGGAGGAGGCGCATCTGCGGCGCCTGACCCTCACCCACCTGCTGGCCCTGGGGCCGGCGCACACCGTGGAGGCCCGCAGCGGCTCCACGGTCTCCCTGCTCACCGACGGCGCCGAGCGGGTGGCCCTGTACCGCCAGACCTTCCTGGCGCCCACTGCGGCCGCCGCCGTGGCCCCGCTCCTGGTCCTGGCCGAGCTGGCGGTGGCCGCCGACGCCGTGACCGCCCTGGTCCTGGCGGCCGCCATCGTCGTCGTCCCCGCAGCCATCGCCCTGCTGCACCGCCGGCTGCGGGCCTCCTCCTCCCAGTCGCGCCGGGCCCGTATGCGCCTGGCGGCGGACTACCTCGACGCCATCCAGGGGCTGAGCACCCTCAGGATCTCGCGCGCCGCCGAGCGCACGGCCCAGCGCCTGCGCGCCCGGGGCGAGGAGAACCGCCGCGCAATCATGCGGGTGCTGGCGGGCAATCAGATCGTCATCCTGGTCACCGACGGCCTGTTCTCCCTGTGCCTCATCACGGTGGCGGCCGGGCTGGCACTGGCGCGCATGGGCCAGGGAGCCATCACCGCCGCCGACGCCCTGGCCATCATCCTGACCTCCTACGTGCTCCTGGAGCCCCTGGACCATGTGGGCGCCTTCTTCTACGTGGGCATGGGCGGGATGGCCAATCAGCGGGCGCTGCGCCGCATCCTGGCGCGCCCCCTGCCCGGCGCCCCCACTGCCTCCCCGGCCGCGGATCCTCCGGTCGCCGTCTCCCCGGCCTCCAGCATCCCTCCGGCCTCCGCCGCTTCTCCGGCCTCGGCAGTCTCGGCGGCCCCATCGGCCCATGCCCGTCGTCCCGGCTCCCAGTGCGCCGGCGCGGGCGGAGCGGAGGATGAGGTGGTGCTCGACGGCCTCTGGGCCGCCTGGGACCCGCAGGCTCCGCCGGTCCTGCGCGGGGTGGACCTGCGGGTGCGCCGCGGCGAGCACCTGGCCGTCGTCGGGGCCTCCGGGGCGGGCAAGTCCACGCTTCTGGCCGTGCTGGCCGGCGACCTCATCCCCAGCGGCGGGAGGGCGTGGGTCCATGGCACCGAGCTGCGCCCCACCGCCCAGGAGCAGGTGCGCGCGGCCAGTTCCCTGGTCGCCCAGAGCACGTGGCTGTTCACCGGCACCATCGCCGAGAACCTGCGACTGGCCCGCCCCGGGGCCAGCACTGAGCAGATGTGGCGGGCCCTGGAGGAGGTGGGCCTGGCCCCTCAGGTGCGCCTCATGCCCCAGGGCCTGGACACGAGCGTGGGCGAGGCGGGGATGGGGCTCTCGGGCGGACAGGCCCAGCGCCTGTCACTGGCGCGCGCGGTCCTGGCCGACCGGCCCCTGCTGCTGCTCGATGAGCCCACCAGCCAGGTGGACCTGGCCAGTGAGGCGGCCATCACCCGGGCCCTGCAGCGCCTCGCCCGGGACCGCACCGTCATCACGGTCTCCCACCGCCCCGGCGCCCTGGTGCGGGCCGACCGCACGGTCAGAGTCGTCGATGGCCGCCTGGTCGAGGACGGCGCCCCGCCCAGCGGCCAGGCCCCGCCCGGGGAGGACCGCCCCATCGACCGCAGTACCCAGGAGGTGCACCCATGA
- a CDS encoding malate dehydrogenase — translation MANAPVNITVTGAAGNIGYALLFRIASGALLGADQRVNLRLLEIPQAVKAAEGTAMELFDSAFPTLGSVDIFDDPKAAFEGANIAFLVGSMPRKAGMERSDLLSANGGIFGPQGEALNAGAAQDIKVLVVGNPANTNALIAASHAPDIPASRFTAMTRLDHNRALAQLATKAGVHVSDIDKVTVWGNHSTTQYPDLTQATIKGAPIPEILADRAWVEEDFIPTVAKRGAAIIEARGASSAASAASAAIDHVHDWVLGVSGSWTSSSVMSDGSYGVPEGIISSFPCTSVGGEWKIVEGLEIDEFSRGKIDASAAELVEEKEAVASMGLI, via the coding sequence ATGGCCAATGCCCCTGTCAACATCACCGTCACCGGTGCCGCCGGCAACATCGGCTACGCGCTGCTCTTCCGCATCGCCTCCGGCGCGCTGCTGGGCGCCGACCAGCGCGTCAACCTGCGCCTGCTGGAGATCCCCCAGGCGGTCAAGGCCGCCGAGGGCACCGCCATGGAGCTGTTCGACTCCGCCTTCCCCACCCTGGGCAGCGTGGACATCTTCGATGACCCCAAGGCCGCCTTCGAGGGCGCCAACATCGCCTTCCTCGTGGGCTCGATGCCGCGCAAGGCCGGGATGGAGCGCTCCGACCTGCTCTCGGCCAACGGCGGCATCTTCGGCCCCCAGGGCGAGGCCCTCAACGCCGGCGCCGCCCAGGACATCAAGGTCCTGGTCGTGGGCAACCCCGCCAACACCAATGCGCTCATTGCTGCCTCCCATGCCCCGGACATCCCCGCCTCCCGCTTCACCGCCATGACGCGCCTGGACCACAACCGTGCCCTGGCCCAGCTGGCCACCAAGGCCGGGGTCCACGTCTCGGACATCGACAAGGTCACCGTGTGGGGCAACCACTCCACCACCCAGTACCCCGACCTGACCCAGGCCACCATCAAGGGCGCTCCCATCCCCGAGATCCTGGCCGACCGGGCCTGGGTGGAGGAGGACTTCATCCCCACCGTGGCCAAGCGCGGCGCCGCCATCATCGAGGCCCGGGGCGCCTCCTCGGCCGCCTCGGCCGCCTCGGCCGCCATCGACCACGTCCACGACTGGGTGCTGGGGGTCTCCGGCTCCTGGACCTCCTCCTCGGTCATGTCCGACGGCTCCTACGGCGTGCCCGAGGGCATCATCTCCTCCTTCCCCTGCACCTCCGTGGGCGGGGAGTGGAAGATCGTCGAGGGCCTGGAGATCGACGAGTTCTCCCGCGGCAAGATCGACGCCTCGGCCGCCGAGCTCGTCGAGGAGAAGGAGGCCGTGGCCTCCATGGGCCTCATCTGA
- a CDS encoding DUF3017 domain-containing protein: MSQEEPQRSARHQSYRTVGVVVVALGLAAVPALSLLGYQRLAVLWLAVGLLALALVRLQRPDGSWIAARGRVFDVVFGVGLALLILLLSPNVDLPRLM, encoded by the coding sequence GTGAGCCAGGAGGAGCCGCAGCGGTCCGCACGCCATCAGTCCTACCGCACTGTCGGCGTTGTTGTCGTGGCCCTGGGACTGGCCGCCGTACCGGCCCTCAGCCTCCTGGGCTACCAGCGCCTGGCCGTGCTGTGGCTGGCCGTCGGACTCCTGGCCCTGGCCCTTGTGCGCCTCCAGCGCCCCGACGGCTCCTGGATCGCGGCGCGCGGGCGCGTCTTCGATGTCGTCTTCGGTGTGGGCCTCGCACTCCTCATCCTCCTGCTCTCACCCAACGTGGACCTGCCCCGCCTCATGTGA
- a CDS encoding carbohydrate ABC transporter permease: MAGSPWSRGLRYVLLLASVVFVLIPVYVLLVTSFKGSVEADPSRTWFLPETWTLRNWANAWNELSGGLLRSLMLVIPSSLISAILGSANGFVLSKWRFPGANLVFTLILFGMFIPYQAVMIPLMRLVTSADIGFGIHTLILMHVVYGIPITTLIFRNYYETMPEELIEAARVDGAGMLRTYASVVLPISVPSFVVVLIWQFTSAWNDFLFALFFGGGAQSGPVTLALNNLAHGSIMADYGASMSGALIASVPTLIVYILLGKYFVGGLMAGSVKG, translated from the coding sequence ATGGCCGGATCGCCGTGGAGCAGGGGCCTGCGCTACGTGCTGCTCCTGGCCTCGGTCGTCTTCGTGCTCATCCCCGTCTACGTGCTGCTGGTGACGTCCTTCAAGGGCAGTGTCGAGGCCGATCCCTCGCGCACCTGGTTCCTGCCCGAGACCTGGACCCTGCGGAACTGGGCCAATGCCTGGAACGAGCTGTCCGGGGGGCTGCTGCGCTCCCTCATGCTGGTCATCCCCTCCTCGCTGATCTCCGCGATCCTGGGCAGCGCCAACGGCTTCGTGCTGTCCAAGTGGCGCTTCCCCGGGGCCAACCTGGTCTTCACCCTCATCCTGTTCGGGATGTTCATCCCCTACCAGGCGGTGATGATCCCCCTCATGCGCCTGGTGACCAGTGCTGATATCGGCTTCGGCATCCACACCCTCATCCTCATGCACGTGGTCTACGGGATCCCCATCACCACCCTGATCTTCCGCAACTACTACGAGACGATGCCCGAGGAGCTCATCGAGGCCGCGCGGGTCGACGGCGCCGGCATGCTGCGCACCTACGCCTCGGTGGTCCTGCCGATCTCGGTGCCCAGTTTCGTGGTGGTGCTCATCTGGCAGTTCACCTCGGCCTGGAACGACTTCCTCTTCGCCCTGTTCTTCGGCGGAGGGGCCCAGTCCGGCCCTGTGACCCTGGCGCTGAACAACCTGGCGCACGGCTCGATCATGGCCGACTACGGGGCATCGATGTCCGGGGCGCTCATCGCCTCGGTGCCCACGCTCATCGTCTACATCCTGCTGGGCAAGTACTTCGTGGGCGGCCTCATGGCCGGCAGCGTCAAGGGCTGA
- a CDS encoding dicarboxylate/amino acid:cation symporter, translated as MLTWVVLAIVLALLLGSIRIGDRHLIPTAVGNVFATFSDLFSQFLTFSIPLIIIGLVTPAIADLGRGAGKWLGICAAIAYGSTIFAGALTYLVCTAVLPRLIGHGALSGVEEPGSALSSYFTVEMPPAVEVMTALLLSFLLGIGLSMVPRGVLRKGFIEFRAIITSLIERIIVPLLPLHIFGIFLNLTYTGEAWQIMRTLLNVVVVVLVLEVVILASQYLVAGLISGRNPLRAIITMLPAYVTALGTSSSAATIPVTLRQAKKNGVSDAVASFTVPLCATIHLAGSTSKIFAFAFAIVLTQGLVVTPVQWFGFIFMLGITMVAAPGVPGGAIVAATGLLSSMLGFNDDQVALMIATYIALDSFGTATNVTGDGAIALVVDRLAGGRIGAEGDPENARELAFDGMAYLDRVSVEGVVSPEDLAASAQAAGTDRAQER; from the coding sequence ATGCTCACCTGGGTCGTCCTGGCCATCGTCCTGGCACTGCTGCTGGGCTCGATCAGGATCGGCGATCGCCACCTCATTCCAACGGCGGTGGGCAATGTCTTCGCCACCTTCTCCGACCTGTTCAGCCAGTTCCTCACCTTCTCCATCCCGCTCATCATCATCGGCCTGGTCACCCCCGCGATCGCCGACCTGGGGCGCGGGGCGGGCAAGTGGCTGGGGATCTGCGCGGCCATCGCCTACGGCTCGACCATCTTCGCGGGCGCACTGACCTACCTGGTGTGCACCGCGGTCCTGCCCCGCCTCATCGGGCACGGCGCCCTGTCCGGCGTCGAGGAGCCGGGCAGTGCGCTGTCGAGCTACTTCACCGTCGAGATGCCGCCCGCGGTGGAGGTCATGACGGCCCTGCTGCTGTCCTTCCTCCTGGGCATCGGCCTGTCCATGGTGCCGCGAGGCGTCCTGCGCAAGGGCTTCATCGAGTTCCGCGCCATCATCACCAGCCTCATCGAGCGGATCATCGTCCCCCTCCTGCCCCTGCACATCTTCGGGATCTTCCTCAACCTCACCTACACCGGCGAGGCCTGGCAGATCATGCGCACCCTGCTCAACGTCGTCGTCGTGGTGCTGGTGCTGGAGGTCGTCATCCTGGCCTCCCAGTACCTCGTGGCGGGGCTCATCTCGGGCAGGAACCCGCTGCGGGCCATCATCACCATGCTCCCGGCCTACGTCACCGCGCTGGGCACCTCCTCATCGGCGGCCACCATCCCGGTGACCCTGCGCCAGGCCAAGAAGAACGGCGTGTCCGACGCCGTGGCCTCCTTCACCGTGCCCCTGTGCGCCACCATCCACCTGGCGGGCTCGACCTCCAAGATCTTCGCCTTCGCCTTCGCCATCGTCCTGACCCAGGGCCTGGTCGTCACCCCCGTGCAGTGGTTCGGCTTCATCTTCATGCTGGGCATCACCATGGTGGCCGCCCCGGGTGTTCCCGGCGGCGCGATCGTGGCGGCCACCGGTCTGCTGTCCTCCATGCTGGGCTTCAACGACGACCAGGTGGCCCTCATGATCGCCACCTACATCGCCCTGGACTCCTTCGGCACGGCCACCAATGTCACCGGCGACGGCGCGATCGCCCTGGTGGTCGATCGCCTCGCCGGCGGGCGCATCGGTGCCGAGGGAGACCCCGAGAACGCCCGCGAGCTCGCCTTCGACGGCATGGCCTACCTCGACCGCGTCAGCGTCGAGGGCGTGGTCAGCCCCGAGGACCTGGCGGCCTCCGCCCAGGCCGCGGGCACCGACAGAGCCCAGGAGCGCTAG
- a CDS encoding ABC transporter substrate-binding protein yields the protein MRPTLTLSRRTALAGLGATAIAATLAACGTTGTQDSGSQSGAPAGEGDASKVDVVTWWSAGSEKLGLDALVAVFEEQFPDTAFENKAVSGGAGSQAKQKLAADLAASNPPDTYQAHAGAELKDDIEAGYLTDVSSLYEEFGLKDAFPATLMDRLTDAEGAIYSVPSNIHRANVVWASVSALKAAGLDPAKPAADIEAWIADMEKVKEAGLTPITMGMAWTQLQLLETVLIADLGHKAYSGLFDGSTDWAGPEVAKALEHYRRIVALTDTSLYTEDWEPAMKPIMDGKAAFNVMGDWAVAAFDAAGLKAGTDYVHFPVPGTDGVFDFLADSFTLPDGAAHPGGAKNWLNCISSKEGQIAFNTVKGSIPARTDLSDEDRAAFSDYQRSAMDSFASDTIVSSIAHGAALPAKASNAMNDALTKFAQGASDIATLQADLKAAYDAVAS from the coding sequence ATGCGTCCCACCCTCACCCTCTCCCGGCGCACTGCCCTCGCCGGGCTCGGCGCCACTGCCATCGCCGCCACCCTGGCCGCGTGCGGCACGACGGGCACCCAGGACTCCGGCTCCCAGTCCGGGGCGCCGGCGGGCGAGGGCGATGCCAGCAAGGTCGACGTCGTCACCTGGTGGTCCGCGGGCAGTGAGAAGCTCGGCCTGGACGCCCTGGTGGCGGTCTTCGAGGAGCAGTTCCCGGACACCGCCTTCGAGAACAAGGCCGTCTCCGGCGGCGCCGGCAGCCAGGCCAAGCAGAAGCTCGCCGCGGACCTGGCCGCCTCCAACCCGCCGGACACCTACCAGGCCCACGCCGGTGCCGAGCTCAAGGACGACATCGAGGCCGGCTACCTCACCGACGTCTCCAGCCTCTACGAGGAGTTCGGGCTCAAGGACGCCTTCCCCGCCACCCTCATGGACCGCCTGACCGACGCCGAGGGCGCCATCTACTCCGTGCCCTCCAACATCCACCGCGCCAATGTCGTGTGGGCCTCGGTCTCCGCCCTCAAGGCCGCCGGGCTGGACCCGGCCAAGCCCGCGGCCGATATCGAGGCATGGATCGCCGATATGGAGAAGGTCAAGGAGGCGGGCCTGACCCCCATCACCATGGGCATGGCCTGGACCCAGCTCCAGCTGCTCGAGACGGTCCTCATCGCCGACCTGGGCCACAAGGCCTACAGCGGGCTCTTCGACGGCAGCACCGACTGGGCGGGCCCCGAGGTCGCCAAGGCCCTGGAGCACTACCGCAGGATCGTCGCCCTGACCGACACCTCGCTCTACACCGAGGACTGGGAGCCGGCCATGAAACCGATCATGGACGGCAAGGCCGCCTTCAATGTCATGGGCGACTGGGCGGTGGCCGCCTTCGACGCCGCCGGGCTCAAGGCCGGCACCGACTACGTCCACTTTCCGGTGCCCGGGACCGACGGCGTCTTCGACTTCCTGGCCGACTCCTTCACCCTGCCCGACGGCGCCGCCCACCCCGGCGGGGCGAAGAACTGGCTCAACTGCATCTCCTCCAAGGAGGGCCAGATCGCCTTCAACACCGTCAAGGGCTCCATCCCGGCGCGCACCGACCTCAGTGATGAGGACCGGGCGGCCTTCTCCGACTACCAGCGCTCGGCGATGGACTCCTTCGCCTCCGACACCATCGTGTCCTCCATCGCCCACGGCGCCGCCCTGCCGGCCAAGGCCTCCAACGCGATGAACGACGCCCTGACGAAGTTCGCCCAGGGCGCCTCCGACATCGCCACCCTCCAGGCCGATCTCAAGGCCGCCTACGACGCTGTGGCCTCCTGA